The Astatotilapia calliptera chromosome 17, fAstCal1.2, whole genome shotgun sequence genome has a segment encoding these proteins:
- the tdrd5 gene encoding tudor domain-containing protein 5 isoform X4 — MYSGKMNHENILAQLKKEVRSLLISSKNGLAPEELLRDYATMLGHSMPLKVLGFRNILDMSQQMPDVVSINFRPDGSIFLKAVGHETTRRIEELVTKQRSKPNKKVSRGGARYFPTHSVSHYVVLPRRGPAPPAIPAQLRTELRILLSQGPIRLSDLEASFWRFFGRPLCIRSYGFYSTGEMLGAAADMLVISQSRFGSLVFLREHMIPRPLLKLPASAKRGGLIKPALPRTCRPDSERPDVKLQSPKTPPAEAPEKPTSLNQTSTQNSLDSARSEPGTVDSKPGADEKNQETKAQLSPEIQLFDNHVLQLEEGLRQQILENGVAGTINQELKDKLRAVIGQTDGGLSVHKLPAEYKRCFGEDLPLQQSGFVSVTELIGAMSDTFHLRPAEGGSGQDWIIRTIRDTENTRPDSKESESFNDDQTFPIVPPSDDENNELVTSNTHKEMISAIPVHLSPAVPLDALQSKPLKPPTRHCARELVEVLVERVESPGYFYIRFSETEEARAMENMIFAMRRCYTCPQMSECYRLPQRFVRRGQVCCVSPDGLWFYRVVIHKVISPTQVEVYYVDFGDLTVVPTANLKFLKSAYSVLPAQAVPSSLAGIKPTSGSWTPGATADFQKLCCDRTLVGALDCYSGDVLQLYLCDTHTDDDIYIHTVLLSQGHGTPCSPAADSCQVTPVSLYLGEGVADLPEVREEMISSPEPGDTSEESIMDKLKVEDEMPALEYIWDSEVVPHIQAKEKNPFSALLKDQTVTCPLTPPDLIQTKMTTADLTTQSPTAPPAPPVINPTSMRPEEVLHQPKDSAPSMTRPPLILSTLSLHTAALGQIQDGTLDGPLSHRYPRKSGVTFPLFGSR, encoded by the exons GATGGGAGCATATTCTTAAAAG CTGTTGGTCACGAGACCACTCGACGCATCGAGGAGCTGGTGACCAAGCAGCGCTCTAAGCCAAACAAAAAGGTCAGCAGGGGAGGTGCCCGCTACTTTCCAACTCATTCTGTGTCCCACTATGTGGTCCTCCCAAGAAGAGGCCCCGCTCCTCCAGCCATCCCTGCACAGCTGAGGACGGAGCTGCGAATACTGCTCTCACAa GGTCCCATTAGGTTATCCGACTTGGAGGCTTCTTTCTGGCGCTTCTTTGGACGACCGCTTTGCATTCGCAGCTATGGGTTCTACTCCACTGGAGAGATGTTGGGGGCAGCGGCAGATATGCTTGTCATTAGCCAGAGCAGGTTTGGCTCACTTGTGTTCCTGAGGGAGCATATGATCCCTAGGCCACTGCTCAAATTACCCGCCTCAGCAAAGAGGGGTGGACTGATAAAACCAGCATTGCCGAGGACATGCAGGCCAGATTCTGAAAGGCCAGATGTCAAACTTCAGTCGCCAAAAACACCTCCAG CTGAAGCTCCAGAGAAACCAACATCTCTGAACCAGACATCTACCCAGAATTCCTTGGATTCTGCCCGTAGTGAGCCGGGAACCGTTGATAGCAAGCCGGGGGCGGACGAGAAGAACCAGGAAACCAAAGCTCAGCTTTCCCCAGAGATTCAGCTCTTTGATAACCATGTCCTCCAG CTGGAGGAGGGGCTTCGTCAGCAGATCCTGGAGAACGGAGTTGCTGGCACCATCAATCAGGAGCTGAAGGACAAACTACGAGCG GTCATAGGTCAGACGGACGGCGGATTATCAGTTCACAAACTGCCAGCAGAGTACAAG AGGTGTTTTGGCGAGGACTTGCCTCTGCAGCAGAGCGGCTTTGTTAGCGTCACTGAACTCATCGGTGCCATGAGTGACACTTTCCACCTAAGACCAGCAGAGGGAGGCAGTGGACAAGACTGGATAATCAGGACCATACGTGATACTGAGAATACACGTCCAG ACTCAAAAGAGAGCGAGAGTTTTAATGATGATCAGACGTTTCCAATTGTCCCACCATCAGATGATGAGAACAACGAGCTGGTTACCAGTAACACACACAAGGAAATg aTTTCTGCAATTCCGGTGCATCTCAGCCCTGCTGTACCCCTCGACGCCCTCCAAAGTAAGCCTCTCAAACCACCGACGCGCCACTGTGCTCGAGAGCTGGTGGAAGTCTTGGTGGAGCGGGTGGAGTCACCCGGATATTTCTACATTCGCTTCAGCGAGACTGAGGAGGCCCGAGCTATGGAGAACATGATCTTTGCGATGAG ACGATGCTACACCTGTCCTCAGATGTCGGAGTGCTATCGCCTTCCCCAGAGATTTGTTCGACGGGGTCAGGTCTGCTGCGTGTCACCTGACGGACTGTGGTTCTACCGGGTGGTGATCCATAAGGTGATCTCCCCCACTCAAGTGGAGGTGTACTATGTGGACTTTGGTGATTTGACAGTGGTACCAACCGCCAACCTCAAGTTCCTCAA GTCGGCTTATTCGGTTCTTCCAGCACAAGCTGTCCCATCTTCACTTGCTGGAATTAAACCCACCTCT GGCAGCTGGACTCCTGGGGCAACAGCCGACTTCCAGAAACTGTGCTGTGATCGCACCCTGGTGGGCGCTCTGGATTGTTACAGTGGAGACGTGCTGCAGCTCTACCTGTGTGACACACATACTGATGATGACATCTACATCCACACTGTCCTGCTGAGCCAAGGCCATGGGACACCCTGCAGCCCTGCAGCA GATAGCTGTCAGGTCACACCAGTGAGTCTCTACCTGGGAGAGGGGGTGGCTGACCTGCCAGAGGTGAGGGAGGAAATGATTTCATCACCAGAGCCAGGAGACACTTCTGAAGAGTCTATAATGGACAAACTGAAG GTTGAAGATGAAATGCCTGCCCTGGAGTATATCTGGGATAGCGAGGTTGTCCCTCACATCCAG GCTAAGGAGAAAAACCCGTTCAGCGCTCTGCTGAAAGACCAAACCGTCACCTGCCCCCTGACACCTCCAGATCTCATTCAGACAAAGATGACCACAGCTGACCTCACG ACACAGAGTCCGACTGCCCCACCAGCTCCACCCGTCATTAATCCCACTTCCATGAGACCAGAGGAGGTGCTGCACCAGCCTAAGGATTCTGCCCCCTCCATGACCAGACCTCCTCTAATCCTCAGCACCCTGAGCCTCCACACTGCTGCCCTGGGTCAAATTCAGGATGGTACTCTGG ATGGACCCCTTTCTCACCGGTACCCTCGGAAATCTGGCGTCACGTTTCCTCTGTTTGGGTCCAGATAG
- the tdrd5 gene encoding tudor domain-containing protein 5 isoform X5, translating into MYSAPEELLRDYATMLGHSMPLKVLGFRNILDMSQQMPDVVSINFRPDGSIFLKAVGHETTRRIEELVTKQRSKPNKKVSRGGARYFPTHSVSHYVVLPRRGPAPPAIPAQLRTELRILLSQGPIRLSDLEASFWRFFGRPLCIRSYGFYSTGEMLGAAADMLVISQSRFGSLVFLREHMIPRPLLKLPASAKRGGLIKPALPRTCRPDSERPDVKLQSPKTPPAEAPEKPTSLNQTSTQNSLDSARSEPGTVDSKPGADEKNQETKAQLSPEIQLFDNHVLQLEEGLRQQILENGVAGTINQELKDKLRAVIGQTDGGLSVHKLPAEYKRCFGEDLPLQQSGFVSVTELIGAMSDTFHLRPAEGGSGQDWIIRTIRDTENTRPDSKESESFNDDQTFPIVPPSDDENNELVTSNTHKEMISAIPVHLSPAVPLDALQSKPLKPPTRHCARELVEVLVERVESPGYFYIRFSETEEARAMENMIFAMRRCYTCPQMSECYRLPQRFVRRGQVCCVSPDGLWFYRVVIHKVISPTQVEVYYVDFGDLTVVPTANLKFLKSAYSVLPAQAVPSSLAGIKPTSGSWTPGATADFQKLCCDRTLVGALDCYSGDVLQLYLCDTHTDDDIYIHTVLLSQGHGTPCSPAADSCQVTPVSLYLGEGVADLPEVREEMISSPEPGDTSEESIMDKLKVEDEMPALEYIWDSEVVPHIQAKEKNPFSALLKDQTVTCPLTPPDLIQTKMTTADLTTQSPTAPPAPPVINPTSMRPEEVLHQPKDSAPSMTRPPLILSTLSLHTAALGQIQDGTLDGPLSHRYPRKSGVTFPLFGSR; encoded by the exons GATGGGAGCATATTCTTAAAAG CTGTTGGTCACGAGACCACTCGACGCATCGAGGAGCTGGTGACCAAGCAGCGCTCTAAGCCAAACAAAAAGGTCAGCAGGGGAGGTGCCCGCTACTTTCCAACTCATTCTGTGTCCCACTATGTGGTCCTCCCAAGAAGAGGCCCCGCTCCTCCAGCCATCCCTGCACAGCTGAGGACGGAGCTGCGAATACTGCTCTCACAa GGTCCCATTAGGTTATCCGACTTGGAGGCTTCTTTCTGGCGCTTCTTTGGACGACCGCTTTGCATTCGCAGCTATGGGTTCTACTCCACTGGAGAGATGTTGGGGGCAGCGGCAGATATGCTTGTCATTAGCCAGAGCAGGTTTGGCTCACTTGTGTTCCTGAGGGAGCATATGATCCCTAGGCCACTGCTCAAATTACCCGCCTCAGCAAAGAGGGGTGGACTGATAAAACCAGCATTGCCGAGGACATGCAGGCCAGATTCTGAAAGGCCAGATGTCAAACTTCAGTCGCCAAAAACACCTCCAG CTGAAGCTCCAGAGAAACCAACATCTCTGAACCAGACATCTACCCAGAATTCCTTGGATTCTGCCCGTAGTGAGCCGGGAACCGTTGATAGCAAGCCGGGGGCGGACGAGAAGAACCAGGAAACCAAAGCTCAGCTTTCCCCAGAGATTCAGCTCTTTGATAACCATGTCCTCCAG CTGGAGGAGGGGCTTCGTCAGCAGATCCTGGAGAACGGAGTTGCTGGCACCATCAATCAGGAGCTGAAGGACAAACTACGAGCG GTCATAGGTCAGACGGACGGCGGATTATCAGTTCACAAACTGCCAGCAGAGTACAAG AGGTGTTTTGGCGAGGACTTGCCTCTGCAGCAGAGCGGCTTTGTTAGCGTCACTGAACTCATCGGTGCCATGAGTGACACTTTCCACCTAAGACCAGCAGAGGGAGGCAGTGGACAAGACTGGATAATCAGGACCATACGTGATACTGAGAATACACGTCCAG ACTCAAAAGAGAGCGAGAGTTTTAATGATGATCAGACGTTTCCAATTGTCCCACCATCAGATGATGAGAACAACGAGCTGGTTACCAGTAACACACACAAGGAAATg aTTTCTGCAATTCCGGTGCATCTCAGCCCTGCTGTACCCCTCGACGCCCTCCAAAGTAAGCCTCTCAAACCACCGACGCGCCACTGTGCTCGAGAGCTGGTGGAAGTCTTGGTGGAGCGGGTGGAGTCACCCGGATATTTCTACATTCGCTTCAGCGAGACTGAGGAGGCCCGAGCTATGGAGAACATGATCTTTGCGATGAG ACGATGCTACACCTGTCCTCAGATGTCGGAGTGCTATCGCCTTCCCCAGAGATTTGTTCGACGGGGTCAGGTCTGCTGCGTGTCACCTGACGGACTGTGGTTCTACCGGGTGGTGATCCATAAGGTGATCTCCCCCACTCAAGTGGAGGTGTACTATGTGGACTTTGGTGATTTGACAGTGGTACCAACCGCCAACCTCAAGTTCCTCAA GTCGGCTTATTCGGTTCTTCCAGCACAAGCTGTCCCATCTTCACTTGCTGGAATTAAACCCACCTCT GGCAGCTGGACTCCTGGGGCAACAGCCGACTTCCAGAAACTGTGCTGTGATCGCACCCTGGTGGGCGCTCTGGATTGTTACAGTGGAGACGTGCTGCAGCTCTACCTGTGTGACACACATACTGATGATGACATCTACATCCACACTGTCCTGCTGAGCCAAGGCCATGGGACACCCTGCAGCCCTGCAGCA GATAGCTGTCAGGTCACACCAGTGAGTCTCTACCTGGGAGAGGGGGTGGCTGACCTGCCAGAGGTGAGGGAGGAAATGATTTCATCACCAGAGCCAGGAGACACTTCTGAAGAGTCTATAATGGACAAACTGAAG GTTGAAGATGAAATGCCTGCCCTGGAGTATATCTGGGATAGCGAGGTTGTCCCTCACATCCAG GCTAAGGAGAAAAACCCGTTCAGCGCTCTGCTGAAAGACCAAACCGTCACCTGCCCCCTGACACCTCCAGATCTCATTCAGACAAAGATGACCACAGCTGACCTCACG ACACAGAGTCCGACTGCCCCACCAGCTCCACCCGTCATTAATCCCACTTCCATGAGACCAGAGGAGGTGCTGCACCAGCCTAAGGATTCTGCCCCCTCCATGACCAGACCTCCTCTAATCCTCAGCACCCTGAGCCTCCACACTGCTGCCCTGGGTCAAATTCAGGATGGTACTCTGG ATGGACCCCTTTCTCACCGGTACCCTCGGAAATCTGGCGTCACGTTTCCTCTGTTTGGGTCCAGATAG